The Aedes aegypti strain LVP_AGWG chromosome 3, AaegL5.0 Primary Assembly, whole genome shotgun sequence genome contains a region encoding:
- the LOC5570010 gene encoding armadillo repeat-containing protein 2 yields MQNSRLNGDPSFVFFNGGVTPGDGKRRLVRKTSAEIVSEAKSMLAGGGTRLVSARRPITPREPRRQLYGRVAPPGRPPSAFSLKYLQLESRALPSLEPIQSTIQTNGVLRSESVDDLGEYDNANNNGSRSKLPALLKVPGKQAGSLDNLSECMPPRKDFKPPTAALSPQFSLNAEPKPLNEKRPPTDGKISGNVATASSGPPNSIVKNHPLKRRQFQSLDEQNLPEAEKSSSSASGQQRSESAKTDHQEQKVKLSKSNDLLAQSSTESLLEMLKAHTGIKDCTDETASHINGILGELFSRVKGSKGSWRGAVLGALYGLVEANSAKILLSVARVVLALNVTGSNLTGACKLVFKIARNENNDALFADSDVPELLVDGLGRASPADEPEACIYGYGAIRFLAGSAASVSPKVKPENVSRENSSRQKSLACRLARHGLVQLMILHLKMLNELGSAEKLSGPPLHSLFQLSGALRTLAGIPAIGNGMAATRSLLLGTNPQIKETPDGEMIQLELAGPLLVRAAEMCIDEPEVQANVIRTLSVLSERSECCEQLADAAARLGILLGSISETSPTVDKGLAAANRLGYILGNLMTRWDTARLQFYMNDVSMEAILNALEYYSHKRLTIKNQMGDSVVDVLTKLVRVIANISVNGDVGYGLSNKPPLGEILLNILLKVKDVKEPEMEELLFATLGALHNLSYYYEPSDNPIQFNHQGSMADRMNDICGVLCNILNSSSNPARSEAARVLGNMTRNTVARQAFCSENGLKILVQCLESNDVELMVTSCGVLVNILGDSERRTPFREIQGPIVLRKLLQRGVSHQDWILAGISCQALWNYLIDSGNVVHALGESEVDFICSDLADCLDDEKLFNGEEPDVLWEEFAPVATDLLERLQSCMSVGNSPCLSSDDEGDIMNREQVETWGKQYKQWLQQ; encoded by the exons ATGCAAAATTCCAGATTGAACGGTGATCCTTCGTTCGTATTTTTCAACGGTGGGGTCACACCGGGTGATGGAAAACGTAGATTAGTGCGTAAAACAAGTGCAGAAATTGTGAGCGAGGCAAAAAGCATGCTGGCAGGAG GAGGAACACGTTTGGTATCTGCCAGGCGGCCAATAACACCACGGGAACCAAGAAGACAGCTTTATGGTCGCGTGGCTCCGCCAGGGCGTCCTCCCAGTGCCTTCAGCTTGAAATATCTTCAGCTCGAATCTCGTGCCTTGCCGTCATTGGAACCGATTCAAAGTACGATTCAAACCAATGGAGTTTTACGTTCGGAATCGGTGGATGATTTGGGTGAATATGACAACGCAAACAATAACGGTTCTCGGAGCAAATTGCCCGCGCTGCTCAAAGTTCCCGGCAAGCAAGCAGGATCTCTGGATAATC TGTCAGAATGTATGCCTCCGCGGAAGGACTTCAAGCCGCCAACGGCAGCATTATCTCCACAATTTTCACTCAATGCCGAGCCCAAACCGCTGAACGAGAAACGGCCCCCGACGGATGGGAAAATTTCTGGCAATGTTGCAACAGCTTCATCGGGGCCGCCAAACAGTATCGTTAAGAACCATCCTCTGAAGCGTCGTCAATTTCAATCGCTAGATGAGCAAAACTTGCCTGAGGCGGAAAAATCATCTTCGTCAGCATCAGGCCAACAACGCTCGGAAAGTGCGAAAACG GACCACCAGGAGCAGAAGGTAAAGCTGAGCAAAAGCAACGACTTGTTGGCGCAATCCAGCACGGAATCCTTGCTGGAGATGCTCAAGGCCCATACTGGGATTAAGGACTGCACCGATGAAACTGCCAGTCACATTAATGGG ATTCTAGGTGAGCTGTTCTCTCGCGTGAAGGGATCCAAAGGCAGTTGGCGTGGAGCAGTGCTAGGAGCTTTGTATGGTTTGGTGGAGGCAAATTCAGCGAAAATATTGTTATCAGTGGCACGCGTGGTACTGGCG CTAAATGTGACTGGCAGCAATTTGACAGGGGCTTGCAAGCTGGTGTTCAAAATTGCCCGCAACGAAAACAATGACGCGCTTTTCGCCGACAGCGATGTGCCAG AGCTGCTCGTGGATGGTTTGGGTCGCGCTTCACCAGCTGATGAACCTGAAGCATGTATCTACGGCTATGGGGCAATTCGGTTCTTGGCCGGTTCAGCTGCCTCAGTTTCACCCAAAGTCAAACCAGAGAACGTTTCACGTGAAAACTCATCTCGACAAAAATCGTTGGCTTGCCGTTTAGCACGACATGGACTCGTGCAGTTGATGATATTGCATTTGAAAATGCTGAACGAGTTGGGATCTGCTGAGAAACTATCTGGACCTCCATTGCATtcgcttttccagctttctggaGCTCTACGAACTCTGGCCGGTATTCCTGCTATTGGTAATGGTATGGCTGCGACTCGATCACTGCTGCTGGGTACAAATCCTCAGATCAAAGAAACGCCAGATGGTGAAATGATTCAATTAGAATTGGCTGGACCTCTGCTGGTTCGGGCAGCAGAGATGTGCATTGATGAACCAGAAGTACAGGCAAATGTAATTCGCACGCTGAGTGTATTGTCAGAACGTTCCGAATGCTGTGAACAACTGGCAGATGCAGCTGCTCGTCTAGGAATCCTTCTGGGTTCTATCAGTGAAACAAGTCCTACCGTAGACAAGGGCCTAGCGGCTGCAAATCGACTAGGCTACATTCTTGGAAATCTAATGACCAGATGGGACACGGCTCGTCTACAGTTCTACATGAATGATGTTTCAATGGAAGCCATTTTGAATGCGTTGGAATATTATTCTCACAAACGATTAACGATTAAAAATCAGATGGGTGATTCTGTGGTAGACGTCCTCACAAAACTAGTGCGTGTCATCGCTAATATAAGCGTTAATGGCGATGTAGGTTATGGATTAAGCAATAAACCACCgcttggagaaattttacttaacattctactaaaggtgaaagatgtaaaa GAACCGgaaatggaagaattattatTCGCTACTTTGGGAGCACTTCACAATCTCTCTTACTATTACGAACCATCGGATAATCCTATCCAGTTCAATCACCAAGGAAGCATGGCCGATCGCATGAATGACATCTGCGGTGTTTTGTGCAATATCCTCAACTCAAGCTCCAATCCGGCTCGATCGGAGGCAGCACGTGTTCTTGGCAACATGACACGCAACACCGTGGCAAGGCAGGCATTTTGCTCCGAAAATGGATTGAAGATTTTAGTTCAGTGTTTGGAGTCGAATGATGTGGAGCTGATGGTTACTTCGTGTGGAGTGCTCGTCAATATTCTTGGGGATAGTGAGCGTAGGACACCATTTCGGGAAATACAGGGACCAATCGTACTACGGAAGCTACTGCAACGCGGAGTATCGCACCAGGATTGGATCCTTGCGGGAATCTCCTGTCAAGCTTTGTGGAACTACCTCATCGATAGCGGAAATGTCGTTCATGCCTTGGGAGAGTCCGAAGTGGACTTCATTTGTAGTGATCTTGCAGATTGTTTAG ACGACGAAAAGTTGTTCAATGGCGAGGAACCGGACGTGCTGTGGGAAGAATTTGCCCCGGTGGCTACCGATTTGTTGGAAAGATTGCAATCTTGCATGTCGGTGGGAAATTCACCCTGCCTATCTTCTGACGACGAAGGTGATATTATGAATAGGGAACAAGTGGAAACTTGGGGTAAGCAATACAAGCAATGGTTACAACAGTGA